The DNA segment ATGCTGTCGCCGATCCTGCTGCTGCTGGGCGCGCCCGTGACGCTGGCGCTGCGCGCCCTGCCGGTCGCGCCGCGCGGCAGGAAGGGGCCGCGCGAGCTGCTGCTGATGCTGCTGCACAGCCGGTACATGAAGGTCGTCACGCATCCGGCGTTCACGATCCCGCTGTTCATCGCCAGCCTCTACGGCCTGTACTTCACCCCGCTGTTCGACTTCCTGATGGGTTCGACGGTCGGGCACCTGGCGATGATGGTCCACTTCCTGGCGGTCGGCCTGTTCTTCTTCTGGCCGATCATGGGCATCGATCCGGGCCCGCACCGGCCCGGCTATGTGATGCGGATGCTGGAGCTGTTCGCCGGTATGCCGTTCCACGCCTTCTTCGGGATCGCCCTCATGATGGCGTCCTCGCCGATGGTCGAGGTGTACAAGAATCCTCCGGCGTCGCTCGGCATCGACGCGCTGTCCGACCAGAGCGCGGCGGGCGGCATCGCCTGGGCGTTCAGCGAGATCCCCTCGGTGCTGGTGCTGGTGGCCCTGGTGTTCCAGTGGTACCGCTCCGAGCAGCGGACGGCGAAGCGCTCGGACCGGGCGGCGGAGCGCGACGGGGACCAGGAGCTGCAGGCGTACAACGCGTATCTCGCGTCCTTGCAGGCGCGCGGACAGTAGCGGCGGACCCCTCTTCCGGGTGACGATGGCATCCACGGCCGCGCGGCCGACGAGGAGGGTGCGCGCATGTCCGGATCGACGAAGACGATGGGGATGCTCACCGCCGGTGCCCTGGTGGCGGTGACCGCCTACACGGTGGCGCTGGGGAGCAACGGCTGGCTCTGGTTCGGCTGGGTGCTCCTGGGCCTGATCACGATCGGCATGGCGGCGACACGCGAGACATAACGGGTCGGTGTTGCCGAGGATTTCCAGGTTGACACGCCGGAAGGCGGGGTCGAGCCGCCCGCAGGCACGCTCGACGGCCTCCCCCAGCCTGTCCATGTCCGCCAGGAAGGCCGACCGTCTGCCCCTGGGGAGGTCGGAGAGGCGCTGCGCGGCGGGGTCGTCCGCCAGGAGTACCGCGTACCCCGGCAGGAACTGGACGTCGCCGATCACGGCGAACCCGGCGGCCAGCCGCCGCAGCACCGTCGGGTTCTCGCCCCGGAGCGCGCTGCCGATCCGGTCCTGTCGCCATGTCTTGGTCATGGGCGAGGACTCTACGCCGCCGCGCGCCGGCAACTTCTGACGGCTGGCGGCTGGAGCGCTCCCATTCAGCCGCCCGCGCTCCCCGTGCGCACGGGTGCCGCGACGTCGCGCCGAAGTGAACCGGCGTATACGGCGACCGGGTCGCCGGGCCCCTCGGCGGACGGTCGGCCGTGCTCCGGAGCGGGTTCCGGGAGGCGGTACGGGGCCCGCGCGGGGCCTCCCGCACCGAGGCGCGCGCACTTGACGCGTACACGATCGCGTACGGCGACGGCACATGCGAACGCTCCGTCCGGGGCCGTACGGCCACCGCCTCACACACCACACCCGCCACTCCCCGTAGCCACCGGCACACGGACCACCCGCAGCCCCGCACAGGTCACACCCTGCCGCTTCGCCACCACCCGAGCGGCAGCCGGAGGGCGCACACCCCTCACGCTTCGTGATCACACGTACGCACCCACCCGGCCGCTCCGGCGGCCCCGCGCATGCAATCGCGAACGCTTCGGGCGAAGGCCGCACACCCCGTCGGCACGGTCGCTCCGCACCACCCCGGCCGCTCGTTACCGGGTCGTCAACAACGCTGCGCCACAAGTCCGTTCGACGTATGGCCGCGTTCACACCCCCGTAAGCCAGTTGCGCTTCAACCCTTGACAGGTGCCTGTCGCCACGCCACCTTGGGAGCGCTCCCACAATCAAGACTTGCACACTCCATCCCCTCCCTTCTCCCCCAACGCCGTTCAACAGCAAGGGTGTTACGGGGCGCAGCCGCGCACCCCGTGAGTGCCCCGCCGCACGGCAGAGGAAGGCACTTGTCATGAGCTTGGTGAAGCGTTGCAGACCCCGCCGCACCGGGGCGCTCCCCGTCCTCCTGGCCGGCACCCTCGCCCTTGCCGTCACCGGCCTGGCGGGCGGCCCCGCGTCCGCCGCGCCGGAGGACACCCTCCACGACCTCGCCACCGCCCAGGGCAGGTACTTCGGCTCAGCGACCGACAACCCGGAACTCCCCGACGCCGCCTACGCGGCGAAGCTCGGCTCCGAGTTCGGGCAGATCACGCCGGGCAACTCCATGAAGTGGGACACCGTCGAGCCCGTCCGGGGGCAGTTCGACTTCACCAAGGGCGACGTCGTCACCGACTTCGCCGCGCAGCACGGCCAGACCGTGCGCGGGCACACCCTGGTCTGGCACAGCCAGCTGCCCGGCTGGGTGGGCGCCCTGCCGTCCGCGCAGGTGGAGACGGCCATGACCGACCACATCACCGCGGAGGCCACCCACTACCGCGGCAAGGTCTCGGCCTGGGACGTGGTGAACGAGCCGTTCAACGAGGACGGGACCTTCCGCACCAGCCCGTTCTACAACGCGATGGGCAAGGACTTCATCGCCAAGGCCCTGCGCGCGGCGCACGCCGCCGACCCGGACGCCGAGCTCTACATCAACGACTACAACATCGAGGGCAAGGGCGCGAAGAGCGACGCCATGTACGACCTCGTGAGCGAGCTGCTCGACGAGGGTGTGCCGCTCGACGGGGTCGGGATGCAGGCCCACCTGGCGATCCAGTACGGCTTCCCGTACCAGATGCAGGCGAACATGCAGCGGTTCGCCGACCTCGGGCTCGACGTGGCCGTCACCGAGCTCGATGTACGCATGCAGCTCCCGGCCGACGCCACCAAGCTCGCCACCCAGTCCTCCTACTACGCGCAGGTGGTCGACGCCTGTCTGGCCGTGCGGCGCTGCGTCGGGATCACCGTCTGGGACTACACCGACAAGTACTCCTGGGTGCCGAGCACCTTCCCCGGCGAGGGCGCGGCCAACCTGTACGACGACGACCTGGCGCCGAAGCCCGCCTACGCCGCCGTGCGCACCGCCCTGGGCGACGAGGACGGGGGCGGCGACGACGGCTCCACGCCCGGCACGCTGAAGGTCCAGTACCGCGCCAACGACAACGCTGCGGGCGACAACCAGATCAAGCCCGGTCTCCAACTCGTGAACACCGGCACCGCCCCGGTCGGCCTGCCGGCCGTCACCGTCCGCTACTGGTTCTCCGGCGACAACGGCGCCTCCACGTACGGCAGTTGGTGTGACTGGTCGCCGATCAACTGCTCCACGATCACCCACCGCGTGGTCGCCGCGAGCAACCCGAAGGCCGGCGCGGACCACTACCTGGAGGTCGGCTTCGCGAGCGGCAGCCTCGCCGCGGGTGCCTCGACCGGTGAGATGCAGCTGCGCCTGAGCAAGACGGACTGGTCGAACTTCGACGAGTCGGACGACTACAGCCACGGCACCGGCACCTCGTACGCGGACGCCTCGAAGATCACCGTGTACGTGGACGGCGACCTGGTCTGGGGCATCGAGCCCTGACCCCCCGGGGGCCCCGCTCACCCTTCCCCCACCGGCCCCCGCTCCCCCGCTCCATCCCTCCGCGCCGCATCACCGTCCCCACCGCTTGCCCCTCCCCTCCTCCCCTCCCCCATCGACGACACCCGCCACTGGAGGATTTGTGTCGATATCACGTAGAACGTTCAGCAGCGCCCTCGGCGGCAGCATGCTGGCCCTCGGTCTGGCGCAGGGCACCGCGGTCGCCGGGCCCGCCTCGGCACAGGCCGGCACCGCCACCGGCTCGCGGTCGGCCGCCGCCGCGGGCGACGACCCGTACACCCAGGCCTTCCTCACCCAGTACGGCAAGATCAAGGACGCCGCCAACGGCTACTTCAGCCCCGACGGCCTCCCGTACCACTCGGTCGAGACGCTGATGGTCGAGGCGCCGGACCACGGCCACCAGACCACGTCGGAGGCCGTCAGCTTCTGGATGTGGCTGGAGGCGGCGTACGGCCGGGTGACGGGTGACTGGGCGCCGTTCAACGCGGCCTGGGCGGTGGCGGAGAAGACCATCATCCCGCAGCACGCCGACCAGTCGACCAGCGACTCGTACAACCCCTCGGCGCCGGCGACCTTCGCGGCCGAACACCCGCTGCCGAGCGGCTACCCCTCCGCCATGAACGGCAACGTCCCGGTGGGCAGCGACCCGCTCTCGGCCGAACTCGCCTCGTCCTACGGAACGATGGACGTCTACGGCATGCACTGGCTGATGGACCTGGACAACATCTACGGCTACGGCAACAAGCCGGGCACCGGTGGCCAGTCCGGGCCGGGCGCCGGCGCCTCCTTCATCAACACCTACCAGCGCGGCGCGCAGGAGTCGGTGTGGGAGACCGTGCCGCAGCCGACCACCGACCTCTTCAAGTACGGCGGTCCCAACGGGTATCTCGACCTGTTCGTCGGGGACTCCAGCTACGCCAAGCAGTGGAAGTACACCAACGCGCCGGACGCCGACGCCCGCGCGGTGCAGGCTGCCTACTGGGCGTACCGCTGGGCCTCGGAGCAGGGCAAGGAGAGCCAGGTCGCGGCCTCGGTGGCGAAGGCCGCCAAGATGGGCGACTACCTGCGCTACGCCATGTTCGACAAGTACTTCAAGCGGATCGGCGACTGCACCGACCCGAACTCGTGCCCGGCCGCCTCCGGCCGCGACTCCCAGCACTACCTGCTGTCCTGGTACTACGCCTGGGGCGGGTCCGCCGCGGGCAGCGGCGGCGGCTGGGCCTGGCGCATCGGTGACAGCGCCTCGCACCAGGGCTACCAGAACCCGCTCGCCGCGTGGGCGCTGTCCAACGTGCCCTCGCTCACCCCCAAGTCGGCGACGGCCCGGTCGGACTGGTCCAAGAGCCTGACCCGGCAGCTGGAGTTCCTGACCTGGCTCCAGTCCAGCGAGGGCGCGCTCGCGGGCGGCTGCACCAACAGCTGGGAGGGCAGCTACAGCGCGCCCCCGGCCGGCACGCCCACCTTCTACGGGATGGCGTACGACTGGCAGCCGGTCTACCACGACCCGGCGAGCAACAACTGGTTCGGCTTCCAGGCCTGGGGCATGGAGCGCGTCGCCGCGTACTACTACGTGACCGGCAACGCGGCCGCCGAGGCCGTCCTGTCCAAGTGGGTCGCCTGGGCGTCCAGTGAGACGACCATCGGCGCCGACGGCAGCTTCCGCTTCCCGTCCACGCTGAACTGGACGGGTCAGCCGGACACCTGGAACGCCTCCTCGCCCGGTGACAACGCCGGTCTGCACGTATCGGTGGTGGACTACGCCAACGACGTCGGCGTGGGCGCCGCGTACGTCAAGACGCTCACCTACTACGCCGCCAAGTCGGGTGACGAGGACGCGGCGGCGCTGGCGAAGGCGCTGCTCGACGCGATGGCGCTGAACACCACGGACAAGGGCATCTCGGTGCCGGAGACCCGGCTGGACTACAACCGGTTCGACGACGAGGTGTACATCCCGTCCGGCTGGTCGGGCACCATGCCCAACGGCGACCCGATCCGGCCCGGTTCGACCTTCATCTCCATCCGCAGCTGGTACAAGGACGACCCGGACTGGCCGAAGGTGCAGGCGTACCTGGACGGCGGGGACGCGCCCGTCTTCACGTACCACCGCTTCTGGGCGCAGGCGGCGCTCGCGCTGGCCTTCGCGATCTACGCGGAGCTGCTGGTGGAGGGCGGCGGCGGTGAGCCGGGCGGCGACACCGAGCCGCCGACCGCGCCGGGCGGCCTCACGGTGACCGCGACGACCAAGGACAGCGTGTCGCTCTCCTGGTCGGCGTCCACCGACAACGTCGGCGTGACCGGCTACGACGTGTACCGCAACGGCGTGCTCGCGGGCAACGCCACCGGGCGCACGTTCACCGACTCCGGGCTCGCCGCCGCCACCGAGTACACCTACGCGGTGGCGGCGCGGGACGCGGGCGGCAACACCTCGGCGCTGTCGGACGCGGTCCTCGCCACCACCAAGTCCGGCGGCTCGACCGGCACCGGCGCGGTGAAGGTGCAGTACAAGAACAACGACTCCTCCGCGACCGACAACCAGATCCGGATGGGCCTCCAGGTCGTGAACACCGGCAGCGCGCCGGTCGACCTGTCCACGGTGAAGGTCCGGTACTGGTTCACCGCCGACGGCGGACCGAGCACCTTCGGCACCTACTGCGACTACGCCGCGCTCGGCTCGTCCAACATCTCGCACACGGTGGTCGCCGTCTCCGGTTCGAAGACGGGTGCCGACCGCTGCCTGGAGGTCGGGTTCACCGGCGGCGCGGGCACGCTGGCCGCCGGCGCCTCCACCGGTGAGATCCAGCTGCGCCTCAACAAGAGCGACTGGTCCAACTTCAACGAGGCCGACGACTACAGCCGCTCGACCAACACCTCGTACGCCGACTCCACGAAGGTCGGGGCGTATGTCGCCGGCTCGCTGGCCTGGGGCGTCGAGCCGTAACCGTACCCACCCTCTGACCGGTCCCCCGGCCGGTCACCCCACCACTCCCGATGGCGGGCCCGACACCGACCCCGCAGAGCCCGCCATCGGGCAGCACCCCCTGAAACCGTCCGCGGGAATCCTCCGCGGGCGTACGAGAGGAGCACGGAGCCGCAATGAGTACCAGAGGCACCATCAAGCAAGGGCTACGCCGGAGGCTCGCCGCAGTCTCCGCGATGGCCATGGGCGCCGCCCTGGCGGTGGCCCTCCCCGCCACCGCCGACGCGGCCGTGGCGCGGGTGGACAACCCGTATGTGGGTGCCACCCCGTACGTGAACCCGGACTGGTCCGCCCTCGCGGCGGCCGAGCCGGGCGGTGACGCCATCGCCGACACGCCGTCCTTCGTCTGGATGGACCGTATCGCCGCCATCACCGGCACCGACGGGAAGAGGGGGCTCCGCGACCACCTGGACACGGCTCTCGCCCAGGGCGCCGACCTGTTCCAGGTCGTCATCTACGACCTGCCGGGCCGCGACTGCGCCGCCCTGGCCTCCCACGGCGAGCTCGGCCCCACCGAGCTCGACCGTTACAAGGACGAATACATCGACCCGATCTCCGAGATCCTCGCGGACCCGGCCTACTCCAGCTTGCGCATTGTCGCCATCATCGAGCCCGACTCGCTGCCCAACATCGTGACCAACGCGGGCGGCACGGCCGGTTCGACCGAGGACTGCGCGACGATGAAGGCGAATGGCAACTACGAGAAGGGTGTCGGCTACGCCCTGCACACCCTGGGTGCCATTCCCAACGTCTACAACTACATCGACGCCGCCCACCACGGCTGGCTGGGCTGGGACAGCAACATGGCCCCGGCCGGCCTGGAGTTCAAGAAGGCCGCGACCTCCGAGGGCGCCACCGTCGACGACGTCGCCGGCTTCATTGTGAACACGGCCAACTACTCGGCTCTCAAGGAGCCGAACTTCAAGATCACCGACTCGGTGAACGGCACCACGGTGCGCCAGTCGAAGTGGATCGACTGGAACTACTACACCGACGAGCTGACGTTCGCCCAGGCGCTGCGCACCCAGCTGGTCGGGCAGGGCTTCAACTCCAACATCGGCATGCTGATCGACACCGCCCGCAACGGCTGGGGCGGCGCCGACCGGCCCACCTCCGCGGGCCCGCTGACCAGCGTGGACGCCTACGTGGACGGCGGCCGTGTGGACCGGCGCATCCACGCCGGCAACTGGTGCAACCAGAGCGGTGCCGGCATCGGTGAGCGGCCGACCGCCGCCCCCGAGCCCGGGATCGACGCCTACGTGTGGGCGAAGCCCCCGGGGGAGTCGGACGGCAACAGCGAGCCCGAGGAGAACGACGAGGGCAAGGGCTGGGACCGGATGTGCGACCCGACCTACGAGGGCAACGGGCGCAACGGCAACAGCATGTCCGGCGCGCTGCCCAACGCCCCGGTCGCCGGTCACTGGTTCTCCGCGCAGTTCCAGGAGCTGCTGCGCAACGCCTACCCGCCCATCGACGGCGGTGACGACGGCGGCAACAACGGCGGTGACGACGACACCCAGGCGCCGACCGCGCCGACCGGTCTGACGTCCACGGCGAAGACCAGCTCCAGCGTCTCGCTGTCCTGGACCGCGTCCAGCGACGACACCGCGGTGACCGGCTACGACGTGTACCGGGGCAGCACCAAGGTGGGCACGGCCACCACGACCTCGTACACCGACACGGGTCTGTCGGCCTCGACCGCCTACAGCTACACGGTCAAGGCGCGGGACGCGGCCGGTAACGTCTCGGCGGCCTCCTCGGCCCTGTCCGTCACCACCTCCGAGGGTGGCGGCACCGGGACGGGCGCCCTGAAGGTCCAGTACAAGAACAACGACTCCTCCGCGACCGACAACCAGATCCGGATGGGCCTCCAGCTGGTCAACACCGGCAGCACGGCGGTGGACCTGTCCACGGTCAAGCTGCGCTACTGGTTCACCCCGGAGTCCGGCTCCGCCACCTTCGGCACCTCCTGCGACTGGGCGGTCCTGGGCTGCGGGAAGCTGAGCCTGGCGGTGAAGCAGAACGGTTCGGCGGCCGGTGCCAGCCACTACCTGGAGGTCTCCTTCGGCAGCGGCACCCTCGCGGCCGGCGCCTCCACCGGCGAGATGCAGCTGCGTCTCAACAAGAGCGACTGGTCCAACTTCAACGAGGCGGACGACTACAGCCGCTCGACGGCCACCAGCTACGCGGACTCGTCGAAGATCGGCGCGTACGTGGGCGGTGCGCTCACCTGGGGCACCGCGCCCTGAGCGGTGACCGGATGATCCGGTGACCCCGTCCGGCCCCGCCACCCCGTGGCGGGGCCGGACTTCTTTCCGCACACCGAGCCTTCGCACACCGAGCCTCATCACGCACAAATGAGCGACGGGTTTTTGTTATGGTCACCGGCCGGGCCGCATCTCCCAGGTGTGCGTGAAGCCAGAACAGGACTCCGGAAGAGTGAGCACGGCATGGGCCAGGACCGCGAACGGGCGTTGATCGAAGCGGCGCGGGCCGGGGACCCCGGCGCCAGGGACCAGCTCGTCGCGTCCTGTCTGCCGCTGCTCTACAACGTCGTCGGGCGTGCGCTCAACGGCCACGCGGACGTCGACGACGTGGTGCAGGAGACGGTCCTGCGGATGCTGCGGGCGCTGCCCGGCCTGCGCGATCCGGCGAGCTTCCGCTCCTGGCTGGTGGCCATCGCGATGAACGAGATACGCGGGCACTGGCGGGACCGGCAGTCCGCCGCGGTACCCGTGGAGCCCCTGGCCGGCGGGCAGGACAGGGTCGATCCGGGCGCCGACTTCGTGGACGTGACCATTCTCCGGCTCGGCCTGTCCGGGCAGCGCCGCCAGGTCGCCGAGGCGACCCGCTGGGTGGACGAGGACGACCGGGCGCTGCTGTCGCTGTGGTGGCTGGAGGCGGCCGGCGAGCTGAGCCGGGCCGAGGTGGCCGCCGCGCTGAACCTCTCCCCCGAGCACACGGCGGTCCGGGTGCAGCGGATGAAGGCCCAGCTGGACACCGCGCGGGTGGTGGTGGGCGCGCTCGCCGCACGGCCCCGGTGCGTGCTGCTCGACGACATGCTGGCCGGGTGGGACGGGGCGCCGTCGCCGCTGTGGCGCAAGCGCATCGCCCGGCACGCCCGCGGCTGCACCGTCTGCTCGGGGTTCGGTACGGGTCTGGTGCCGGCCGAGGGGCTGCTGGTGGGCCTGGCGCTGGTGCCCCTCGCGGGCGTGGCCGCCGCCGGCCGGTCGCCACGCCTCACGGAGACCGGCGCCGCCACGCCCCTGGCCGCGTCCGCCCGGCCGGGCCGGGCCGCGCTGCGCCGGACGCAGGCCCGGCGCCGGCGGCGCAACGCCGTGGTCGCGTCGGTCCTGGCGGTGGGCGTGCTGGGCGCCGGGGGCGCGGCCGTGCATCTGTCGACGGGCGACGACGGGGACGAGGAGGTGTCCGTGGCCGCCGCGCCCGAGTCCTCCGCCCCGGCCGCGACCTCGGCGACGGGCAAGGCGTCCGCCACGGCGGCGTCCTCCCCCTCCGCCTCGCCGTCCGCCCGCGCGAGCGCGAGCCCGAGCGCCACGAAGGCGAAGCCCAAGGCGTCACCGAGGAAGTCCGCCCCCGCGAGCAGGCGCCCCTCGGCGACGGCGTCCGCCCCGGCGAACCGGCCGCCGGCCCCGGACCGCTCCTCGCCCGGCCCCGCATCGGAGGCGGAGCAGGTCCTGGCCCTGGTCAACACCGAACGGGCCAGGGAGGGCTGTGGCCCGGTCACCGGCAACGCGCAGCTGACGACCGCCGCGCAGCGGCACTCCGAGGACATGGCCGCGCGGGACTACTTCTCGCACACCTCGCAGGACGGTTCCGGTCCGGGCGACCGGATCACCGACGCCGGCTACCGGTGGAGCACCTACGGAGAGAACATAGCCAAGGGCCAGCGCACACCCGCCGCCGTGATGGACTCCTGGATGAACAGCCCCGGCCACCGCGCGAACATCCTGAACTGCTCGTTCAAGGAACTGGGCGTGGGTGTGGAGGACAGCCCCGGCGGCATCGTGTGGACCCAGGACTTCGGCACGGGCCAGTGACGCGCGGACGGGCCCCCGGGTTCCCGGATCGCCGACGCCGAAAGCGGATTCGCGGGCGGTGAACGCCCCTGGTCCGCCGGTGCGGCCGCGTCTAGCGTGCCTGGCATGACCAACAGGGGACACGCGTGGGTGCTGGGAGCGACGGGGCAGATGGGGCGCGCCGCGGTGCGCGCGCTGGTGGCGGACGGCTGGAAGGTGACGGCGGCCTCGCGCGGCGGGGGCCGCGTCGAGGGGTGGGACGGCGGGGTGCGGACGGTCGCCCTGGACCGTGACGAGGAGGGCGCGCTCGCGGCGGCGCTCGGTCCGGGCTGCGACGTGCTGGTGGACCTGGTGGCGTACGGGAGGCCGCACGCCCGGCAGCTGACCGGCCTCGCGGACCGGATCGGGTCGGCGGTGGTCGTCTCCAGCGGGGCGGTGTACGCGGACGAGCGGGGCCGCAGTTTCGATACGCAGGGCGAGCCGGACGGGGCACCCCGCTATCCGCTGCCGATCCCGGAGTCGCTGAGCACGGTGGAGCCGGGCGACGACACCTATGCGACGCGCAAGATCTGCCTGGAGCGCGATCTGCTCGCGGCCGGTGACACCCTCCCGGTCACGCTGCTGCGGGCGGGCGCGGTGCACGGACCGCACTGCCGCACCCCGCGCGAGCTGTACTTCGTCAAGCGGGCGCTGGACGGCCGGCCCCGGCGGGTGCTGGCGTACGGCGGGGCCTCGCGCTTCCATCCGCTGCACACGTCGAACGCGGCCGAGCTGATCCGGCTGGCCGCCGCCCGGCCCGGCTCGCGCGTGCTGAACGCCGCCGATCCGCAGGCGCCGACGGTCGCGGAGATCGGCGAGGCGGTGGACGCGGTGCTGGGCCGGTCCACGGAGACGGTGCTGGTCGCGGGCGCCCCGCCCGCGGAGGGCGTCGGCGCGACGCCCTGGAGCGCGCCGCACTCCATCGTCTACGACATGTCGGCCGCCGCACGGGAACTCGGCTACCGCCCGGTGACGGACTACGCCGACTCGCTGCCGGAGACCGTCGACTGGCTGGCCTCCCGCCTGTCGGACCGCGCCTGGCAGGACGCGTTCCCGGCGATGCTGCGCACGTACGGCACGGTGCTGTTCGACTACGAGGCGGAGGACGCCTGGCTGGCGGAACACGATCGCAAACCCTGACCGGGCCGGGCGCTGCGGGCGCGGGCGACACGCCCGGTGGGTGCGGTGGGATTTCTCGCTCGACCGGCGTAGGCGTTCCCTCGTGCGAGCGACGGGCCGATTTGCGTTCCGTTGATGCGCGCCGGGCGGTTTCCCTCGCGACAGCGCTGGTACGGGCACGGCCGCGGCAGGGCGCGGGAGCGCGGGGAAGGGGGCCGCCCACCTGAACGGGCGATTCGGTTCGATATTCACATATGGCTGTTTCACCTCGGAAATCGGGCACGAGGTGCGTCAAGATCCCTGGGACGACAAGCCCCCGCCACCGCGGCGGGGCGGTCCGGGCGGACGCCGAGTCCTGCCGCCGTCCGGATGCCTGGTCGACAGGAGTGGATCGGCAGGAGTGGAGGACCCGAGCATCACGGGACCGCCGGAGCACACCGGTTGTCCCTCGGGGTGAAGCCGCCGCGCGCGGCCGGGCAACTTCGCCAGCCCGAACCCGACAGGCCATCCTTCACAGGCGGCTGACGAAGGGTTGCGCATGAGTGCGCAGGTTCATGTCCCGTCCCTGCTCGCCCGGGCCACCACGGCCTCGGTCATGACTCTCGCCGCGGTCGGCGGCACGCTGCTGGTCCCCGGTGCCGCCTCCGAGGCGCAGGCGGCCGGCCACGCCGCGAAGGCGCTGAAGGTCGCCGCGTCGAAGAAGGGAGCGCCCTACCGGTGGGGCGCGACCGGGCCCCACAGCTTCGACTGTTCCGGGCTGACGCTCTATTCGTTCAAGAAGGCCGGCAAGAAGCTCCCCCGCACGGCCCAGCAGCAGTACAACCGGACCAGGCACATCACGGCGTCCGAGCGGCAGCGGGGCGACCTGGTCTTCTTCCATTCCGGGCGCAGCGTCTACCACGTGGGCATCTACGCCGGGAGCGGGAAGATCTGGCACTCGCCGAAGACCGGGGCCGTGGTCCGGCTGGAGAAGATCTGGACCCGGAGCGTGTACTACGGGCGGGTCGCCTGACGCGGGCCCGCGGGCCGGGTGCGTACGGCGTCGGGGCCGGCCGGGGCGTGCCACGGCAGCGTCACCCAGACGGTCTTGCCGCCGTCGTCGGTGGGGGTGACCGTCACCCGGCCGCCGTACTCCTTGGCCAGCGCGCGGACGATGACCATGCCGCGTCCGTTGTCCTGCTGGACGGCGGCGGGCAGCCGCTGGGGCCTGCGGGGATGACTGTCCGTCACCCCGAGGCTCAGCAGTTCCTCGCGCTCCAGCAGCAGGTCGACGGTGAAGGTCGGCGACTGTCCGAAGGTGTGCAGCACGGCGTTGGTGGCCAGCTCCGAGAGGATGAGGCGGAGCGCGTCGGCGGCCTCCGCGTCCTCGGGCAGGCCCCAGTCCGTGAGCACGCGGGCCACGTACCGGCGGGCCGCGGAGACCGAAACCGGCTCGCTCGGCAGAGTGACACGTGCTTCCTGATGGTCTGCCATGGCGAGCCGTCCCTTTCCCACCCGGTACCGGCCCGGCGAGCGGACCGGTTGTGCTTCGCGCCAGATTGCCACCGATGCTGCCCTCCGTGGTGGCGATCCACCAAGATATGCATATATCTGTAACTCAAACCGGTGAACTCTCCCCGCCCGTCCCCGCGCGGGCGCGACACTGTCCCCTCGTCAGACAGCGGGAGGGAGCGTTCAGATGCAGCACGGTCCAGCGGTTCGGCGCCGCAAGCTCGGGGAGGAGCTGCGGAGTCTGCGCCACGCGTCGGGGCTCACGAGCCGGGAGGCCGCGCACCTGCTCGGCTGGCACCAGTCGAAGGTGAGCAG comes from the Streptomyces sp. NBC_00525 genome and includes:
- a CDS encoding C40 family peptidase, coding for MSAQVHVPSLLARATTASVMTLAAVGGTLLVPGAASEAQAAGHAAKALKVAASKKGAPYRWGATGPHSFDCSGLTLYSFKKAGKKLPRTAQQQYNRTRHITASERQRGDLVFFHSGRSVYHVGIYAGSGKIWHSPKTGAVVRLEKIWTRSVYYGRVA
- a CDS encoding NAD-dependent epimerase/dehydratase family protein, coding for MTNRGHAWVLGATGQMGRAAVRALVADGWKVTAASRGGGRVEGWDGGVRTVALDRDEEGALAAALGPGCDVLVDLVAYGRPHARQLTGLADRIGSAVVVSSGAVYADERGRSFDTQGEPDGAPRYPLPIPESLSTVEPGDDTYATRKICLERDLLAAGDTLPVTLLRAGAVHGPHCRTPRELYFVKRALDGRPRRVLAYGGASRFHPLHTSNAAELIRLAAARPGSRVLNAADPQAPTVAEIGEAVDAVLGRSTETVLVAGAPPAEGVGATPWSAPHSIVYDMSAAARELGYRPVTDYADSLPETVDWLASRLSDRAWQDAFPAMLRTYGTVLFDYEAEDAWLAEHDRKP
- a CDS encoding sigma-70 family RNA polymerase sigma factor; the encoded protein is MGQDRERALIEAARAGDPGARDQLVASCLPLLYNVVGRALNGHADVDDVVQETVLRMLRALPGLRDPASFRSWLVAIAMNEIRGHWRDRQSAAVPVEPLAGGQDRVDPGADFVDVTILRLGLSGQRRQVAEATRWVDEDDRALLSLWWLEAAGELSRAEVAAALNLSPEHTAVRVQRMKAQLDTARVVVGALAARPRCVLLDDMLAGWDGAPSPLWRKRIARHARGCTVCSGFGTGLVPAEGLLVGLALVPLAGVAAAGRSPRLTETGAATPLAASARPGRAALRRTQARRRRRNAVVASVLAVGVLGAGGAAVHLSTGDDGDEEVSVAAAPESSAPAATSATGKASATAASSPSASPSARASASPSATKAKPKASPRKSAPASRRPSATASAPANRPPAPDRSSPGPASEAEQVLALVNTERAREGCGPVTGNAQLTTAAQRHSEDMAARDYFSHTSQDGSGPGDRITDAGYRWSTYGENIAKGQRTPAAVMDSWMNSPGHRANILNCSFKELGVGVEDSPGGIVWTQDFGTGQ
- a CDS encoding glycoside hydrolase family 6 protein codes for the protein MSTRGTIKQGLRRRLAAVSAMAMGAALAVALPATADAAVARVDNPYVGATPYVNPDWSALAAAEPGGDAIADTPSFVWMDRIAAITGTDGKRGLRDHLDTALAQGADLFQVVIYDLPGRDCAALASHGELGPTELDRYKDEYIDPISEILADPAYSSLRIVAIIEPDSLPNIVTNAGGTAGSTEDCATMKANGNYEKGVGYALHTLGAIPNVYNYIDAAHHGWLGWDSNMAPAGLEFKKAATSEGATVDDVAGFIVNTANYSALKEPNFKITDSVNGTTVRQSKWIDWNYYTDELTFAQALRTQLVGQGFNSNIGMLIDTARNGWGGADRPTSAGPLTSVDAYVDGGRVDRRIHAGNWCNQSGAGIGERPTAAPEPGIDAYVWAKPPGESDGNSEPEENDEGKGWDRMCDPTYEGNGRNGNSMSGALPNAPVAGHWFSAQFQELLRNAYPPIDGGDDGGNNGGDDDTQAPTAPTGLTSTAKTSSSVSLSWTASSDDTAVTGYDVYRGSTKVGTATTTSYTDTGLSASTAYSYTVKARDAAGNVSAASSALSVTTSEGGGTGTGALKVQYKNNDSSATDNQIRMGLQLVNTGSTAVDLSTVKLRYWFTPESGSATFGTSCDWAVLGCGKLSLAVKQNGSAAGASHYLEVSFGSGTLAAGASTGEMQLRLNKSDWSNFNEADDYSRSTATSYADSSKIGAYVGGALTWGTAP
- a CDS encoding ATP-binding protein, translating into MADHQEARVTLPSEPVSVSAARRYVARVLTDWGLPEDAEAADALRLILSELATNAVLHTFGQSPTFTVDLLLEREELLSLGVTDSHPRRPQRLPAAVQQDNGRGMVIVRALAKEYGGRVTVTPTDDGGKTVWVTLPWHAPAGPDAVRTRPAGPRQATRP